The genomic segment AATTTAACTATAGTTATACTGTAAAAAAGTTCCGTCCCGAGTGCAAACAATGCGGTAAGGAAACTAGGCGCAATTATGCAGTGAATAACGAGATAGAGCGGTTACAGCGTTTAAAACAAAGGAGAGATTCTGAATGATTGAGCAAGAAATAAAGAGTCAAGATAAATACACTGAAGTATTTGTAACAAAAGACTATGGTAGGTTTAATACCATCGATGGAAACAGAATTATTAACGAATTGCATGTAAAACGTCTTATTGAGTCCATGCAACAGAAACAATTAATTACACCAATTATCGTTAATGAGAAGCATGAAATTATTGATGGTCAGCACCGCTTTAAATCACAATCAATATTGGGGCTGCCGGTATACTACATTGTATGTGCGGGATACGGTCTATCAGAAGTTCACCGATTAAATGAAAAGAGCAATAATTGGAAGCCGATTGACTTTCTAAATGGTTACGCGACTTTCGCCGAAAAAGAAGAAAAATTCTTTGACTACGTTTTGCTGAAGGATTTTATCGAAAGTAATGCTATTACACCAATTTTAGGAATTTCTTTAACAAAAGGAGAATTAAACGAACTGGATGCAATGACTGCGTTTAAAAATGGTCACTATAAGGCGAAGAACATTGAAGAAGTGCAACTGTTTATGGACCTACTCGAAGATTTCTCGCCGTACTTCTATGAAACATATAAGTCAACAAAGTTCATTAAAGCATTCCTACTGTTTTCAGGAAGCGCGAAATACAACCATGATATCATGACAAAGAAACTTGGATA from the Paenibacillus sp. BIHB 4019 genome contains:
- a CDS encoding ParB N-terminal domain-containing protein, with amino-acid sequence MIEQEIKSQDKYTEVFVTKDYGRFNTIDGNRIINELHVKRLIESMQQKQLITPIIVNEKHEIIDGQHRFKSQSILGLPVYYIVCAGYGLSEVHRLNEKSNNWKPIDFLNGYATFAEKEEKFFDYVLLKDFIESNAITPILGISLTKGELNELDAMTAFKNGHYKAKNIEEVQLFMDLLEDFSPYFYETYKSTKFIKAFLLFSGSAKYNHDIMTKKLGYMSGFLQQRNQISQYLDILSDIYNTRLSEKSRIHFKGEKEL